In Hippoglossus stenolepis isolate QCI-W04-F060 chromosome 13, HSTE1.2, whole genome shotgun sequence, a single genomic region encodes these proteins:
- the LOC118120199 gene encoding melanoregulin, with protein MGAKFTICCCHYYLRHNREEKNAILRIRTRAAPRPPDLLPSESSDNDTEEESLFGPETSRWSLSSNKSQRGSSDPQSGTNRARGSPLRRESDRELQAFISMRDQADKATEEWEKLNYDIHTLRYAKREVRSRWKKILVQLGYQCEVDSLLCVDKRRFSRDQEHHNRTTELLEQLLDHTSLFPPGTGPQNKYLCVMDCLVSLDSAEEFVRLAKEKYPKK; from the exons ATGGGGGCTAAATTCaccatctgctgctgtcactaCTACCTGAGacacaacagagaggagaagaatgcCATTCTGCG taTTCGTACCAGGGCAGCCCCCAGACCGCCGGACCTGCTGCCCAGTGAGTCCAGTGAcaatgacacagaggaggagagtctCTTTGGGCCGGAGACTTCGAGATGGAGCCTGTCGAGCAACAAGAGCCAGAGGGGCTCCTCTGATCCACAGTCCGGCACAAACAGAGCCCGCGGTTCTCCCCTCAGGCGAGAATCGGACAGAGAGTTACAGGCCTTTATCAGCATGAGAGACCAGGCTGACAAGGCTACAGAG GAATGGGAGAAGCTGAATTATGACATACACACTTTGCGCTACGCAAAACGAGAAGTACGATCTCGATGGAAGAAAATCCTAGTGCAGCTAG GTTATCAGTGTGAGGTGGACTCCCTGCTGTGCGTGGACAAACGGAGGTTCAGTCGAGATCAGGAGCATCACAACAGAACCACGGAACTGTTGGAACAGCTGCTCGACCACACCTCTCTGTTCCCTCCAGGGACGGGGCCCCAGAACAAATACCTCTGTGtcatg GACTGCCTGGTGTCACTGGACAGTGCTGAGGAGTTTGTCAGACTGGCCAAAGAGAAATATCCCAAGAAATga